Proteins encoded in a region of the Eschrichtius robustus isolate mEscRob2 chromosome 14, mEscRob2.pri, whole genome shotgun sequence genome:
- the CASTOR1 gene encoding cytosolic arginine sensor for mTORC1 subunit 1 isoform X2, translating to MELHILEHRVRVLSLARPGLWLYTHPLIKLLFLPRRSRCKFFSLTETPEDYTLMVDEEGFKELPPSEFLQVAEATWLVLNVSSHSGAAVQAAGVTKIARSVIAPLAEHHVSVLMLSTYQTDFILVREQDLSVVIHTLAQEFDIYREVGGEPVPVARDDSSNGFPRAQHGPSPTVHPIQSPENRFCVLTLDPETLPAIATTLIDVLFYSHSPPKEAASGGPGSSSITFFAFSLIEGYISIVMDAETQKKFPSDLLLTSSSGELWRMVRIGGQPLGFDECGIVAQIAGPLAAADISAYYISTFNFDHALVPEDGIGSVIKVLQHRQEGLGS from the exons ATGGAGCTGCACATCCTAGAGCACCGGGTGCGGGTGCTGAGCCTCGCCCGCCCCGGTCTCTGGCTCTACACCCACCCGCTCATCAAGCTGCTCTTCCTGCCCCGCCGAAGCCG gTGCAAGTTCTTCAGCCTGACGGAGACCCCCGAGGATTACACGCTCATGGTGGACGAGGAGGGCTTCAAag AGCTGCCCCCATCTGAGTTCCTGCAAGTGGCCGAGGCCACGTGGCTGGTGCTGAATGTGTCATCCCACAGTGGCGCAGCAGTGCAGGCTGCTGGGGTCACCAAGATCGCCCGCTCAGTAATTGCACCGCTGGCCGAGCACCACGTTTCGGTGCTGATGCTGTCCACCTACCAGACAGACTTTATCCTG GTGCGGGAGCAGGACCTGTCCGTGGTGATCCACACGCTGGCCCAGGAGTTCGACATTTATCGAGAGGTGGGCGGGGAGCCTGTGCCCGTTGCCAGGGATGATTCCAGCAACGGCTTTCCCCGTGCCCAGCATG GGCCCAGCCCCACGGTGCATCCCATCCAGAGCCCAGAGAACCGTTTCTGTGTCCTCACGCTGGACCCTGAGACGCTGCCAGCCATCGCCACCACCCTCATTGATGTCCTCTTCTATTCGCACAG TCCCCCTAAGGAGGCAGCCTCCGGTGGTCCTGGATCCAGCTCCATCACCTTCTTTGCTTTCTCCCTCATTGAGGGCTACATCTCCATTGTCATGGATGCTGAAACGCAGAAAAA GTTCCCCAGTGACCTGCTGCTGACCAGCTCCTCAGGGGAGCTGTGGAGGATGGTGCGCATCGGCGGACAGCCCCTGGGCTTCG ATGAGTGTGGGATTGTGGCCCAGATCGCAGGTCCCCTGGCTGCGGCCGACATCTCCGCCTACTACATCAGTACCTTCAACTTCGACCATGCCCTG GTGCCTGAGGATGGCATCGGCAGTGTCATCAAGGTCCTCCAGCATCGGCAGGAGGGTCTGGGCTCCTGA
- the CASTOR1 gene encoding cytosolic arginine sensor for mTORC1 subunit 1 isoform X1, with the protein MELHILEHRVRVLSLARPGLWLYTHPLIKLLFLPRRSRPTPEAPLSPCRHAGLRSRTWGRKTAPVSRPDLTLVEPSKAQTGKLRAGSSPVGPDWACAPCPTELPPSEFLQVAEATWLVLNVSSHSGAAVQAAGVTKIARSVIAPLAEHHVSVLMLSTYQTDFILVREQDLSVVIHTLAQEFDIYREVGGEPVPVARDDSSNGFPRAQHGPSPTVHPIQSPENRFCVLTLDPETLPAIATTLIDVLFYSHSPPKEAASGGPGSSSITFFAFSLIEGYISIVMDAETQKKFPSDLLLTSSSGELWRMVRIGGQPLGFDECGIVAQIAGPLAAADISAYYISTFNFDHALVPEDGIGSVIKVLQHRQEGLGS; encoded by the exons ATGGAGCTGCACATCCTAGAGCACCGGGTGCGGGTGCTGAGCCTCGCCCGCCCCGGTCTCTGGCTCTACACCCACCCGCTCATCAAGCTGCTCTTCCTGCCCCGCCGAAGCCG GCCAACACCTGAAGCACCTCTCAGTCCTTGCAGACATGCAGGTCTCAGGAGCAGAACTTGGGGGAGGAAGACAGCTCCAGTCTCCAGACCTGACCTGACCTTGGTAGAGCCCTCCAAGGctcagacagggaaactgagggcaGGGTCCAGCCCTGTAGGCCCTGACTGGGCATGTGCCCCCTGCCCCACAGAGCTGCCCCCATCTGAGTTCCTGCAAGTGGCCGAGGCCACGTGGCTGGTGCTGAATGTGTCATCCCACAGTGGCGCAGCAGTGCAGGCTGCTGGGGTCACCAAGATCGCCCGCTCAGTAATTGCACCGCTGGCCGAGCACCACGTTTCGGTGCTGATGCTGTCCACCTACCAGACAGACTTTATCCTG GTGCGGGAGCAGGACCTGTCCGTGGTGATCCACACGCTGGCCCAGGAGTTCGACATTTATCGAGAGGTGGGCGGGGAGCCTGTGCCCGTTGCCAGGGATGATTCCAGCAACGGCTTTCCCCGTGCCCAGCATG GGCCCAGCCCCACGGTGCATCCCATCCAGAGCCCAGAGAACCGTTTCTGTGTCCTCACGCTGGACCCTGAGACGCTGCCAGCCATCGCCACCACCCTCATTGATGTCCTCTTCTATTCGCACAG TCCCCCTAAGGAGGCAGCCTCCGGTGGTCCTGGATCCAGCTCCATCACCTTCTTTGCTTTCTCCCTCATTGAGGGCTACATCTCCATTGTCATGGATGCTGAAACGCAGAAAAA GTTCCCCAGTGACCTGCTGCTGACCAGCTCCTCAGGGGAGCTGTGGAGGATGGTGCGCATCGGCGGACAGCCCCTGGGCTTCG ATGAGTGTGGGATTGTGGCCCAGATCGCAGGTCCCCTGGCTGCGGCCGACATCTCCGCCTACTACATCAGTACCTTCAACTTCGACCATGCCCTG GTGCCTGAGGATGGCATCGGCAGTGTCATCAAGGTCCTCCAGCATCGGCAGGAGGGTCTGGGCTCCTGA